The following proteins are encoded in a genomic region of Candidatus Dormiibacterota bacterium:
- a CDS encoding sigma-54 dependent transcriptional regulator has translation MPGSAHHELPSESLQAETSGYPVRRRTDLIVGTAPAMAHVLELIAVAARTGIPVLIQGESGTGKELVARAIHYTGPRAARPFLTMNCGAIPETLMEDELFGHARGAYTGAHGDKKGVFEEAEGGSLFLDEIGDLYLSCQVKLLRVLQEEEVRRLGETRNRKVDVRIIAATNKDLKTEMECRRFREDLFHRISVLPIHLPPLRDRREDLPLLVDQFLHQFNRELGRSIRAFTPQALERLKSHAWPGNVRELENRVKQAMVMAKGDVIDVEALDLFPAGTVGTSFPSFKKAKAEFVRTYLVRCLQLVNGNVAAAARLAGKDRKDFYDLMKRHHVDPAAYRS, from the coding sequence ATGCCCGGTTCGGCCCATCACGAGCTGCCGTCGGAGAGCCTTCAGGCGGAGACCTCCGGCTACCCGGTCAGGCGCCGCACCGATCTCATCGTCGGCACCGCTCCGGCCATGGCGCACGTCCTGGAGTTGATCGCCGTCGCGGCCCGCACCGGTATCCCGGTGCTGATCCAGGGTGAGAGCGGGACCGGCAAGGAGCTGGTGGCGCGCGCCATCCACTACACGGGGCCCCGGGCGGCGCGCCCCTTCCTGACCATGAACTGCGGGGCCATCCCCGAGACGCTCATGGAGGACGAGCTGTTCGGCCACGCGCGCGGGGCCTACACCGGGGCGCACGGCGACAAGAAGGGCGTGTTCGAGGAGGCGGAAGGCGGGAGCCTCTTCCTGGACGAGATCGGGGACCTGTACCTCTCCTGCCAGGTGAAGCTGCTCCGCGTCCTGCAGGAGGAGGAGGTGCGGCGGCTCGGCGAGACGCGCAACCGCAAGGTCGATGTCCGGATCATCGCCGCGACCAACAAGGACTTGAAGACCGAGATGGAATGCCGACGCTTCCGCGAAGACCTGTTCCACCGCATCAGCGTCCTGCCGATCCACCTGCCCCCCCTGCGCGACAGGCGCGAGGACCTCCCGCTGCTTGTGGACCAGTTCCTGCACCAGTTCAACCGCGAGCTGGGCCGGTCGATCCGGGCCTTCACGCCGCAGGCTCTCGAACGGCTGAAGAGCCACGCCTGGCCGGGCAACGTGCGCGAGCTGGAGAACCGGGTCAAGCAGGCGATGGTCATGGCGAAGGGAGACGTGATCGACGTCGAAGCCCTCGACCTGTTCCCGGCGGGGACCGTCGGAACGTCGTTCCCCTCCTTCAAGAAGGCCAAGGCGGAATTCGTCCGGACTTACCTCGTGCGGTGCCTGCAGCTCGTGAACGGGAACGTCGCGGCCGCCGCCCGGCTGGCCGGCAAGGACCGCAAGGACTTCTACGATCTCATGAAGCGGCACCACGTCGACCCGGCGGCCTATCGTTCCTGA
- a CDS encoding nucleoside recognition domain-containing protein, which translates to MTPGGAAFLAAFIPEGGSFGGAVLGAALSGVLFSLKIALILVPALILYEVLAPLPLFERWGRALGPWLSRLGMSPPCTAPLVAGFFLGIIYGAGIIIPIAEEKKIGPEELHSLGLFLCTCHAIIEDTLLFALAGAAGPGEVAGRMLLLAGLRLLLALSVLGGRQALLRRSGKKPSLALD; encoded by the coding sequence ATGACGCCGGGCGGAGCGGCCTTCCTCGCGGCGTTCATTCCCGAAGGGGGATCGTTCGGCGGCGCCGTTCTCGGGGCGGCCCTGTCCGGGGTGCTGTTCTCGCTGAAGATCGCGCTCATCCTCGTCCCGGCGCTGATCCTGTACGAGGTGCTGGCGCCGCTGCCGTTGTTCGAGCGCTGGGGACGCGCGCTGGGGCCGTGGCTGTCGCGACTCGGGATGTCCCCGCCGTGTACAGCGCCGCTCGTGGCGGGGTTCTTCCTCGGGATCATCTACGGGGCGGGGATCATCATCCCCATCGCCGAGGAGAAGAAGATCGGACCGGAAGAGCTGCACAGCCTGGGACTGTTTCTCTGCACCTGCCACGCCATCATCGAGGACACCCTCCTGTTTGCCCTGGCGGGGGCGGCCGGCCCGGGGGAAGTCGCCGGCCGCATGCTCCTCCTGGCCGGACTCCGGCTCCTCCTGGCTCTCAGCGTTCTCGGAGGACGCCAGGCGCTCCTGCGCAGGAGTGGGAAAAAACCCTCGCTCGCGCTGGATTAG
- a CDS encoding nucleoside recognition domain-containing protein: MEPSPALRDRMRRGLRRGGHTCFVLFRVTVPTFIVMDLLGRLGVVQAIGVACSPFMSIFRLPGEAAIPVLLGCFLNVYTATAALGSLGLSGGQITTLGLMLGMAHSLFVETTVLRSAGARALRLLVYRMVMALVVGWAASRLFIGSAP; encoded by the coding sequence GTGGAGCCGTCCCCTGCGCTGCGCGACCGCATGCGCCGCGGCCTGCGTCGCGGCGGCCACACCTGCTTCGTCCTGTTCCGCGTGACCGTGCCGACCTTCATCGTCATGGATCTGCTCGGCCGCCTCGGTGTCGTCCAGGCGATCGGCGTGGCCTGCTCCCCGTTCATGTCGATCTTCCGGCTCCCCGGCGAGGCGGCGATCCCCGTCCTTCTCGGGTGCTTCCTCAACGTCTACACGGCCACCGCCGCCCTCGGAAGCCTCGGTCTGAGCGGCGGCCAGATCACCACCCTTGGACTGATGCTCGGGATGGCGCACTCGCTGTTCGTCGAGACGACCGTTCTAAGGTCGGCCGGGGCCCGGGCCCTGCGGCTCCTGGTCTACCGGATGGTGATGGCGCTCGTGGTCGGGTGGGCCGCGTCGCGCCTGTTCATCGGGTCGGCCCCATGA
- a CDS encoding cohesin domain-containing protein, with product MPVPAPAGGSSGGGLALSVVMRPGTPRVGDEVTVEIGAATSTGVVDAPLHLLYDPARLRFVAATEGDFMNRDGASTVFLVNGQSRPGDVVIGIGRTDRSHESGGHGTLCLVRFKVLASGATTVAIGSAMAWGADSRLLPVSTGAAEIQVP from the coding sequence GTGCCGGTTCCGGCGCCGGCCGGCGGATCCTCGGGGGGGGGATTGGCGTTGTCGGTCGTCATGAGACCGGGGACGCCTCGCGTGGGGGACGAGGTGACGGTCGAGATTGGAGCCGCGACCTCGACCGGGGTCGTGGACGCGCCGCTGCATCTTCTCTATGATCCGGCGCGGCTCCGGTTCGTCGCGGCGACGGAGGGAGACTTCATGAATCGCGATGGCGCCTCCACGGTGTTTCTGGTCAACGGGCAGTCGCGTCCGGGGGACGTCGTGATCGGCATCGGCCGGACCGACCGCTCCCACGAGTCCGGCGGTCACGGCACTCTGTGCCTCGTCCGGTTCAAGGTGCTCGCCTCCGGCGCCACGACGGTCGCGATCGGCTCGGCGATGGCCTGGGGTGCCGACAGCCGCCTGCTTCCGGTGAGCACCGGGGCCGCGGAGATCCAGGTCCCCTAG
- a CDS encoding S8 family serine peptidase: MKRGQGQAPAFRAGARFALVLLTALTLSALSAGGAPQTGGPTSGTPALTGKKTGLPYVEGDVLVKFKARAPQSERGKARADLGAKRLHEFRSHAEHLRLGPGRTTAQAIERLLRNPHVDYAEADYIVQAARTPDDPGYASQWGLNNTGQTGGIPGADISAELAWNTTVGDHAVLVGVIDSGVDYTHPDLAANIWTNPGEIPGNGIDDDGNGFVDDVHGWDFYNDDNDPMDDFGHGTHVAGIIGAVGDNNLGVTGVAWNVSIVPLKFLGSSGSGPTSAAVRAIDYATRMGVRILNNSWGNEDFSQTLAEAIAVAGASDVVFVAAAGNLSSNNDQTPFYPAGYNLPNVISVAAVDPFDQKASFSNFGPTSVHIAAPGKDILSTLPGREYGLDSGTSMAAPHVTGAVALIRSVAPDIPADQVRRRIMDSATHLPSLSGLIAGGGRLNLSTLVATKDDVPPGSILDLSVTSSNSNSLVLRWTATGDDGGVGRAGAYDLRYSPDPPSTADITQWPSVDHPPLPQLAAATESMEVPNLEADTDYVLAIRARDDWGNAGPFGNLASGRTLPSPTFDSSPPSFSAALSTGESAIRTLTIRNTGVGTLDWTIPTPIISGPGGSVAGASVAAAQDESAQSGGTGGPDPFGYRYIDSDQPGGPVFSWDDLTISGKGLPVESLVGDDQISEAIPLGFPFPFYGQTFNSVRISTNGFLTFTGSSPPYLNKPLPNLAAPPNLIAPFWDDLRFLGDTRALYTRDADSFTVQYNHVPPFAGVGDFTFQATLYRSGEIVYRYFSMTGETGSATIGIQDESQSQGLQVVFNSLYLHDRMAIRIFNIPQWLKASPTAGRLFAAQSRDITLTIDATGLEGGDYEGAVIVGTNDPLRPSVAHAVTVQVTPVPMIAVDAAALEFGNVFSGDSRSLPLVVRNTGTDVLAVGGISSGDSAVSASPTAFSVPKGGSQAVTVTYSPAVPGTLDAILVITSNAANVQALPIPARGSSTPPPQMLVTPAGFNETLRTGATVTRQLQIQNQGGSSLEVALQAEFTGLAPWLSVSPSGASIAPGTTQNFSVKLDAGDFGTTSLSGDVSIRSNLLGNPVQRIPVVLNVAGAPNIAISDEPFLVQSQKTFSVFGARTVHRLPLTFAPGGAATLDVTVEGNFGATFETADVTAERILLGKVGAGGGDCGTVTRSFPIDAFLFALMAADDAVEVTVQNNDNVDVFCQINRHTLKLTYAGARDLLDFGPLFIGLQKTMTIAIHNRGSESLKVQPIGTDQPAFTPSAVSLDVPARSTAALSVTFAPTSDTSYTGTLSIASNDPDTHVATLALRGSGLLSPVIGASPSQFGLTLFKRQRSSQTLTLSNSGGNPLDFSLNLRTRTTAPDPALCAPTAYVSEWSAGRLSAVNLTTGATTPVTVGLRTPQENVALDPTGTVAYVAESDPGTLAAIDLSNGRVSRVVSGLEFPVGVAITPSGTTAYISEARSGQVTLVDLSTGAKTPVATGLGAPNGLALNAALTTLYVNERSAGKFSSIDLQTGAVTTILSGLIGPNSIVLSHDESTAYLTESGGGRFLKVDLATKTVTILAFNLEDPQGLSIFAGGTIAYIAEFRKNSLRVVDLQTGINSLLGHGLSGPAGVAVLTPAGCEIDFLTVDPTAGELAPGGSMDLSVLFDSGDLFGGTYRTDIEVMSNDPTTPLLNIPASITVDPICPDQDKDGYAVCSGACALAGNNRCGDCDDSNAVVHPFVEETCNGLDDNCNGLIDESLAGLDADGDLIGDICDNCPVVWNPLQEDADGNGIGDACEPQAICLRANLDAEGFSKDRVDGRDLASFARAFGTCPAAASAGSAANLDLATSGTGACVDMADFHLFMSVFAVTCAGGS, from the coding sequence ATGAAACGGGGACAAGGCCAGGCACCAGCCTTCAGGGCGGGGGCGCGCTTTGCCCTCGTCCTCCTCACGGCATTGACCCTGTCGGCACTGTCTGCCGGCGGCGCCCCGCAGACCGGAGGGCCGACTTCCGGAACCCCCGCGCTTACCGGGAAGAAGACCGGGCTGCCCTACGTCGAGGGGGACGTCCTGGTCAAGTTCAAGGCGCGCGCTCCCCAGAGCGAGCGCGGCAAGGCGCGCGCCGACCTCGGCGCGAAGCGTCTGCACGAATTCAGGAGCCATGCCGAGCACTTGCGCCTGGGACCGGGCCGCACGACGGCGCAGGCGATCGAGCGCCTGCTGCGCAACCCGCACGTCGATTACGCCGAGGCGGATTACATCGTGCAGGCGGCACGGACCCCGGACGATCCGGGCTACGCGTCCCAGTGGGGGCTGAACAACACCGGACAGACGGGCGGCATCCCGGGCGCCGACATTTCGGCGGAGCTGGCTTGGAACACCACCGTGGGGGACCACGCCGTCCTGGTGGGGGTCATCGACAGCGGCGTCGATTACACGCATCCCGACCTGGCGGCGAACATCTGGACCAACCCGGGCGAGATCCCGGGAAACGGCATCGACGACGACGGCAACGGCTTCGTGGACGACGTGCATGGATGGGACTTCTACAACGACGACAACGATCCGATGGACGATTTCGGGCATGGCACCCACGTGGCCGGCATCATCGGGGCCGTCGGCGACAACAACCTCGGGGTCACGGGAGTGGCGTGGAACGTCTCGATCGTCCCCTTGAAGTTCCTGGGATCCTCGGGCAGCGGCCCCACCTCGGCGGCCGTGCGCGCCATCGATTACGCCACGCGCATGGGCGTGCGCATCCTGAACAACTCGTGGGGGAACGAGGACTTTTCGCAGACGCTGGCGGAGGCGATCGCGGTTGCGGGTGCCTCGGACGTGGTGTTCGTCGCCGCGGCGGGCAATCTGTCCAGCAACAACGACCAGACGCCCTTCTATCCTGCGGGCTACAACCTCCCCAACGTGATCTCGGTCGCGGCCGTCGATCCGTTCGATCAGAAGGCTTCGTTCTCCAATTTCGGCCCCACGTCCGTCCACATCGCCGCGCCCGGAAAGGACATCCTGAGCACGCTTCCGGGCCGCGAATACGGGCTCGACAGCGGCACCTCGATGGCGGCGCCCCACGTCACGGGGGCGGTGGCCCTCATCCGTTCGGTGGCGCCCGACATCCCCGCCGACCAGGTCAGGCGCAGGATCATGGACTCGGCCACGCACCTCCCCTCCCTCTCCGGCCTGATCGCCGGGGGCGGACGCCTCAACCTCAGCACTCTCGTCGCCACGAAGGACGACGTACCGCCCGGGTCCATCCTCGACCTGAGCGTGACCTCGTCCAACAGCAACTCGCTCGTCCTGCGATGGACGGCGACCGGCGACGACGGCGGCGTCGGCCGGGCGGGGGCCTATGACCTGCGCTACTCGCCCGATCCGCCGTCGACCGCGGACATCACCCAGTGGCCGTCCGTGGACCATCCGCCCCTCCCGCAGCTCGCCGCAGCGACCGAATCGATGGAGGTCCCGAATCTCGAAGCCGACACGGACTACGTCCTGGCGATCAGGGCCCGGGACGATTGGGGAAACGCCGGCCCCTTCGGAAACCTGGCCTCCGGAAGGACGCTCCCGTCTCCGACCTTCGACTCGTCGCCCCCCTCCTTCTCGGCGGCGCTCAGCACCGGCGAGTCCGCGATACGGACCCTGACGATCCGGAACACCGGCGTCGGGACGCTCGACTGGACCATCCCGACTCCGATCATCAGCGGACCCGGCGGGAGCGTGGCGGGCGCCTCGGTGGCGGCCGCGCAGGACGAATCGGCGCAGTCGGGAGGAACCGGCGGACCCGACCCCTTCGGGTACCGCTACATCGACAGCGATCAGCCGGGCGGTCCGGTTTTCAGCTGGGACGATCTGACCATCTCCGGAAAGGGACTCCCGGTCGAATCCCTCGTCGGAGATGATCAGATCTCGGAGGCGATTCCGCTCGGCTTCCCCTTTCCCTTCTATGGACAGACCTTCAACTCCGTCCGGATCAGCACGAACGGCTTCCTGACGTTCACCGGCAGCAGCCCCCCCTACCTGAACAAGCCTCTTCCCAACCTCGCCGCCCCGCCGAACCTGATCGCACCGTTCTGGGACGATCTGAGGTTCCTGGGAGACACCCGTGCCCTTTACACCCGGGACGCCGACAGCTTCACGGTGCAGTACAACCACGTGCCCCCATTCGCGGGGGTGGGCGATTTCACGTTCCAGGCGACCCTGTACAGAAGCGGAGAGATCGTCTATCGCTATTTTTCGATGACCGGCGAGACCGGCAGCGCCACGATCGGCATCCAGGACGAAAGCCAGAGTCAAGGGCTTCAGGTCGTCTTCAACTCCCTGTATCTGCACGACCGGATGGCGATCCGCATCTTCAACATACCCCAGTGGCTGAAGGCTTCCCCGACCGCCGGGCGACTCTTCGCCGCCCAGAGCCGGGACATCACCCTCACGATCGACGCCACAGGGCTGGAGGGGGGCGACTACGAGGGGGCCGTGATCGTGGGCACGAACGATCCGCTCCGTCCGTCCGTCGCCCACGCCGTGACGGTCCAGGTGACTCCCGTCCCGATGATCGCCGTGGACGCCGCCGCCCTCGAGTTCGGCAACGTGTTCTCCGGCGACTCCCGCAGCCTGCCGCTCGTGGTGCGCAACACCGGCACCGACGTCCTCGCGGTCGGCGGCATCTCCTCGGGTGACTCGGCCGTTTCGGCGTCTCCCACCGCGTTCAGCGTCCCGAAGGGGGGAAGCCAGGCGGTCACCGTGACCTACTCCCCGGCGGTGCCGGGGACCCTGGACGCGATCCTGGTGATCACCAGCAACGCCGCGAACGTCCAGGCGCTCCCGATCCCGGCCCGCGGCTCGTCCACGCCCCCGCCGCAGATGCTGGTCACGCCCGCGGGTTTCAATGAGACGCTTCGGACCGGTGCAACCGTGACCCGCCAGCTTCAGATCCAAAACCAAGGCGGGAGCAGCCTGGAGGTCGCCCTGCAGGCCGAGTTCACGGGCCTGGCTCCCTGGCTGAGCGTGTCGCCCTCCGGTGCTTCGATCGCCCCCGGGACGACCCAGAATTTCTCGGTGAAATTGGACGCCGGAGATTTCGGCACGACGAGCCTGAGCGGCGACGTCTCCATCCGGTCGAACCTGCTGGGCAATCCCGTCCAGCGCATCCCGGTGGTCCTGAACGTCGCCGGCGCCCCGAACATCGCCATCTCGGACGAGCCGTTCCTGGTCCAGTCGCAGAAGACGTTCAGCGTCTTCGGGGCCAGGACGGTCCACCGGCTGCCGCTGACATTCGCCCCGGGCGGAGCGGCCACTCTCGATGTGACTGTCGAGGGAAACTTCGGCGCCACGTTCGAAACGGCGGACGTCACGGCGGAGCGCATCCTGCTGGGAAAGGTGGGAGCCGGCGGTGGCGACTGCGGCACCGTGACGAGGAGCTTCCCGATCGACGCCTTCCTGTTCGCGCTGATGGCCGCCGACGATGCGGTCGAGGTGACGGTCCAAAACAACGACAACGTCGACGTCTTCTGTCAGATCAACCGTCACACCCTGAAACTCACCTACGCCGGGGCGCGCGACCTGCTCGATTTCGGCCCCCTCTTCATCGGCCTGCAGAAGACGATGACAATCGCCATCCACAACAGGGGGAGCGAGTCGCTCAAGGTCCAGCCGATCGGCACCGACCAGCCGGCGTTCACGCCGTCGGCGGTGTCCCTCGATGTTCCGGCACGAAGCACGGCGGCGCTGTCCGTGACCTTCGCTCCGACGTCCGACACCTCGTACACCGGGACGCTGTCGATCGCGAGCAACGACCCGGACACCCACGTGGCCACGCTCGCGCTTCGCGGCTCGGGGCTGCTGTCGCCGGTGATCGGCGCCAGTCCGTCCCAGTTCGGGCTGACGCTGTTCAAGAGGCAGCGCAGCAGCCAGACTCTCACGCTGTCGAACTCGGGCGGCAACCCCCTCGACTTCTCGCTGAACCTGAGAACCAGGACGACCGCGCCCGACCCGGCGCTCTGCGCGCCGACCGCGTACGTCTCCGAGTGGAGCGCGGGCCGGCTGTCGGCGGTCAACCTGACCACCGGGGCCACGACCCCCGTGACCGTCGGCCTGCGCACGCCGCAGGAGAACGTGGCGCTCGACCCCACCGGCACGGTCGCCTACGTGGCGGAGTCGGATCCCGGGACGCTGGCCGCGATCGACCTGTCGAACGGCAGGGTGAGCCGGGTGGTTTCCGGGCTCGAGTTCCCGGTCGGCGTGGCGATCACCCCCTCGGGGACCACCGCCTACATCAGCGAGGCCCGCAGCGGGCAGGTCACCTTGGTCGACCTGTCGACGGGCGCGAAGACCCCGGTCGCGACGGGGTTGGGGGCGCCCAACGGCCTGGCCCTGAACGCGGCGCTGACCACCCTGTACGTCAACGAGCGATCGGCGGGGAAATTCTCCTCGATCGATCTGCAGACCGGTGCGGTCACGACGATCCTCTCCGGTCTCATCGGACCGAACAGCATCGTCCTGAGCCACGACGAGTCGACCGCCTACCTCACCGAGTCGGGTGGCGGCCGGTTCCTGAAGGTCGACCTCGCCACGAAGACGGTCACCATCCTCGCCTTCAATCTCGAGGATCCGCAGGGCCTGTCGATCTTCGCCGGCGGAACGATCGCCTATATCGCGGAGTTCCGCAAGAACAGCCTGAGAGTCGTCGACCTGCAGACCGGGATCAATTCCCTCCTCGGGCACGGCCTGTCCGGACCGGCCGGCGTGGCGGTCCTGACCCCCGCCGGCTGCGAGATCGATTTTCTGACGGTCGATCCGACCGCCGGGGAGCTCGCCCCGGGGGGCTCCATGGACCTGTCCGTCCTGTTCGACAGCGGCGACCTGTTCGGCGGGACCTACCGGACCGACATCGAGGTCATGAGCAACGATCCGACGACACCGCTCCTGAACATCCCGGCGTCGATCACGGTGGACCCGATCTGCCCGGACCAGGACAAGGACGGGTACGCCGTCTGCAGCGGCGCCTGCGCGCTCGCGGGGAACAACCGCTGCGGTGACTGCGACGACTCGAACGCGGTCGTGCATCCGTTCGTGGAGGAGACCTGCAACGGGCTCGACGACAACTGCAACGGGCTTATCGACGAGAGTCTCGCGGGCCTGGATGCCGACGGCGATCTGATCGGCGACATCTGTGACAACTGCCCGGTCGTCTGGAACCCTCTCCAGGAGGACGCCGACGGGAACGGCATCGGCGATGCCTGCGAGCCGCAGGCGATCTGCCTGCGGGCCAACCTGGACGCCGAGGGGTTCTCGAAGGATCGCGTCGACGGCCGCGACCTGGCGAGCTTCGCGCGCGCCTTCGGGACCTGTCCTGCGGCCGCCTCGGCGGGGAGCGCGGCGAACCTGGATCTGGCGACCAGCGGAACCGGGGCCTGTGTGGACATGGCGGACTTCCACCTGTTCATGAGCGTGTTCGCGGTGACTTGCGCAGGGGGATCATGA
- a CDS encoding EamA family transporter: MQDAAESRRTFLVALNFASVYTLWGSTYLAIRFGVQDLPPALLAGTRFLIAGALLFSWLLVRRVPLPPRSLLLPIAITGMLLLFGGNYLVTWAELTVPSGMAAVIVANLPFFVAAIEAGRKDGERLSGTGVLGLVIGFAGMLVLMWPKLASTGHHGLGDFRGEFALLAANLCWAYGSIYSRRHIRGIAPLMGVALEMLIAGAALTLAGLLLGEAPHYHLTPRAALAVGWLVVAGSLCGYSSYIWLLHHVPAAKVSTYAYVNPIIAVFLGWLLLDESLDWRMAAGTGIILGGVAVVNAARIRVKN; this comes from the coding sequence ATGCAGGATGCCGCCGAGTCCCGCCGTACATTCCTGGTCGCGCTGAATTTCGCCTCCGTCTACACGTTGTGGGGGTCGACCTACCTCGCCATCCGGTTCGGGGTCCAGGACCTGCCGCCGGCGCTCCTGGCCGGGACCCGTTTCCTGATCGCCGGCGCGCTCCTGTTCTCGTGGCTCCTGGTGCGCCGCGTGCCGCTGCCGCCGAGGTCGCTGCTCCTGCCGATCGCAATCACCGGGATGCTCCTCCTGTTCGGCGGAAATTATCTGGTCACCTGGGCCGAGCTCACCGTGCCGTCCGGCATGGCGGCGGTCATCGTGGCGAATCTGCCGTTCTTCGTGGCCGCGATCGAAGCGGGCCGCAAGGACGGCGAGCGCCTGTCCGGCACCGGTGTGCTGGGGCTCGTGATCGGATTCGCCGGGATGCTCGTCCTGATGTGGCCCAAGCTGGCCTCGACCGGGCACCACGGGCTCGGCGACTTCCGGGGCGAGTTCGCGCTCCTGGCCGCGAACCTGTGCTGGGCGTACGGATCGATCTACTCCCGCCGGCACATCCGCGGCATCGCCCCGCTCATGGGCGTGGCCCTCGAGATGCTGATCGCCGGCGCGGCCCTGACGCTGGCGGGCCTTCTCCTCGGAGAGGCGCCCCATTACCATCTCACGCCCCGCGCCGCGCTGGCGGTGGGATGGCTCGTCGTCGCCGGCTCCCTGTGCGGCTACTCCTCCTATATCTGGCTGCTGCACCACGTGCCGGCCGCCAAGGTATCCACGTACGCCTACGTCAACCCGATCATCGCCGTCTTCCTCGGCTGGCTTCTGCTCGACGAGTCGCTCGACTGGAGGATGGCCGCCGGCACCGGAATCATCCTCGGGGGGGTCGCGGTGGTGAACGCAGCGCGGATCCGGGTCAAAAACTAA
- a CDS encoding histidine phosphatase family protein, which translates to MAESSVSKWPSLLAVMRHAESLATERRKHLEDSRSQEIHLGLPMRDVDVPLTSEGREHAHATGTRLNDLGPFDVLYVSPYRRTVQTAEEVMTALAERPPLVKEERLREKEWGVLEGLTKHGIRARYPDEEARRRHVGKYYYRPPGGESYADVNLRVHSFIGTLVREHASQRVLLITHQVVVVAFRKLLERMEEEMVLALDRQDEARPASLLIYELEHPDGRNAALVRTHWNLILYGHDSPAIARTRS; encoded by the coding sequence GTGGCGGAATCTTCAGTCTCCAAGTGGCCTTCGCTTCTGGCCGTGATGCGGCACGCCGAGAGCCTCGCGACCGAGAGACGCAAGCATCTCGAGGACAGCCGCTCGCAGGAGATCCATCTCGGCCTCCCGATGCGCGACGTCGACGTGCCGCTGACGTCCGAGGGACGCGAGCACGCGCACGCCACCGGGACGCGCCTGAACGACCTCGGCCCCTTCGACGTCCTGTATGTCTCCCCCTACCGGCGGACCGTGCAGACCGCCGAGGAGGTCATGACCGCGCTCGCGGAGCGCCCTCCCCTCGTCAAGGAGGAGCGGCTGCGCGAGAAGGAGTGGGGCGTCCTCGAGGGGCTGACCAAGCACGGCATTCGCGCGCGCTATCCCGACGAGGAGGCCCGTCGCCGCCACGTCGGCAAGTACTATTACCGGCCTCCGGGAGGCGAGTCGTACGCCGACGTCAACCTGCGCGTCCATTCCTTCATCGGAACCCTCGTGCGCGAGCACGCCTCCCAGCGCGTCCTGCTGATCACCCACCAGGTGGTGGTCGTCGCCTTCCGCAAGCTCCTCGAGCGGATGGAGGAGGAGATGGTCCTGGCCCTCGATCGCCAGGACGAGGCACGTCCCGCGTCCCTCCTGATCTACGAGCTCGAGCATCCGGACGGGCGGAACGCGGCCCTCGTTCGGACCCACTGGAATCTGATTCTGTACGGGCACGACTCCCCTGCCATTGCTCGGACACGCTCCTAG
- a CDS encoding glutathione S-transferase, whose protein sequence is MADNLVLYIGEKNVSSWSMRGWLGLAAKGLPFDERTIELREDKDRVKRRRVSPTGRVPVLHHGARVIPDSLAILEYLEEVFPPPEHPPLWPADREARSHARWLAATMHSSFLKLRESMSFNLCFLPQPPHPTPEALEEAAEMLRLLQDALDRRRAQGPFLFGAFGAADIMYAPAIVRLTAFKVPTTHAPKTAAFMDAVLSHPPVKRWMDAARALPPRPTY, encoded by the coding sequence ATGGCCGATAACCTCGTTCTCTACATCGGAGAAAAGAACGTCTCCTCGTGGTCCATGCGAGGCTGGCTCGGTCTTGCGGCCAAGGGTCTGCCGTTCGACGAGCGCACCATCGAGCTGCGCGAGGACAAGGATCGCGTGAAGCGCAGGCGCGTGTCGCCCACGGGCCGCGTGCCGGTCCTGCACCACGGAGCCCGCGTCATCCCGGACTCGCTCGCGATCCTCGAGTACCTGGAGGAGGTCTTCCCGCCCCCGGAACACCCGCCGCTGTGGCCGGCCGACCGGGAGGCGCGCTCCCACGCCCGCTGGCTGGCCGCCACGATGCACTCGTCGTTCCTGAAGCTGCGCGAGTCGATGTCGTTCAACCTGTGCTTCCTCCCGCAGCCGCCGCACCCGACGCCGGAGGCGCTGGAGGAAGCGGCGGAGATGCTGCGTCTCCTGCAGGACGCTCTCGACCGCAGGAGGGCCCAGGGGCCGTTCCTGTTCGGGGCGTTCGGGGCCGCGGACATCATGTACGCGCCCGCGATCGTGCGCCTCACCGCCTTCAAGGTGCCGACGACCCACGCCCCGAAGACAGCGGCCTTCATGGACGCGGTCCTGTCGCATCCCCCGGTGAAGCGCTGGATGGATGCCGCCCGGGCCCTGCCGCCGCGCCCCACCTATTGA
- a CDS encoding cyclophilin-like fold protein, translating into MASERAIRIEADGVRVYAILASTPTALAVWDALPLGGAARLWGEEIYFDVALKLPLEAQARAEVAVGEIGYWPQGPAIALFFGRTPASRDTAPVAASPVNVFGRITGDATRLARVRAGGKVRLTRLDG; encoded by the coding sequence GTGGCTTCCGAACGTGCCATCCGGATCGAGGCGGACGGCGTGCGCGTGTACGCCATCCTCGCCTCGACCCCGACCGCCCTTGCGGTCTGGGACGCCCTTCCCCTCGGCGGGGCCGCGCGTCTCTGGGGCGAAGAGATCTATTTCGACGTCGCCCTGAAGCTGCCGCTCGAGGCACAGGCGCGCGCCGAGGTCGCCGTGGGAGAGATCGGGTACTGGCCGCAGGGACCCGCCATCGCCCTGTTCTTCGGCCGCACGCCCGCGAGCCGCGACACGGCTCCGGTCGCCGCCTCGCCGGTCAACGTCTTCGGCCGCATCACCGGCGACGCCACGCGCCTGGCCCGCGTGCGCGCCGGCGGCAAGGTCCGGCTGACGCGCCTCGACGGCTAG